One segment of Streptomyces roseifaciens DNA contains the following:
- a CDS encoding 3-oxoacyl-ACP reductase, with translation MVSLRGRTAIVTGAGRGLGRAEALELARLGAHVVVNDYGQPGADGSGEASAAPAEAVAAEIRAAGGRATAHVGDVSDFGTARDLVRLAVDAGGGSLDVLVNNAGILRDRMVFSMAEDEWDAVVRVHLKGHFNTVRFAAAHWRERAKASGRPVYGRIVNTSSEAFLIGSPGQPNYAAAKGGVVGLTTSTAEALRKYGVTVNAICPRARTRMTEQIFAGVGTPADGGPDPLAPEHVAPLVGYLAAPAAAGVTGQVLLVHGGMVAVMERPKVAAQFGTAGDVFTAEELDGLLSPHFAGRPPGETFAAPEVWQLGPG, from the coding sequence ATGGTGTCCCTGCGCGGCAGGACCGCGATCGTCACCGGCGCGGGGCGCGGCCTCGGCCGGGCGGAGGCCCTCGAACTCGCCCGGCTCGGCGCGCACGTCGTCGTCAACGACTACGGGCAGCCCGGCGCGGACGGCTCCGGCGAGGCATCGGCCGCGCCCGCCGAGGCCGTCGCCGCCGAGATCCGGGCGGCCGGCGGCCGCGCCACCGCCCACGTCGGCGACGTGTCCGACTTCGGGACGGCCCGCGACCTCGTCCGGCTCGCCGTCGACGCCGGCGGCGGCTCGCTCGACGTCCTCGTCAACAACGCGGGCATCCTGCGCGACCGGATGGTCTTCTCCATGGCCGAGGACGAGTGGGACGCGGTCGTCCGCGTCCACCTCAAGGGCCACTTCAACACCGTGCGCTTCGCCGCCGCGCACTGGCGGGAGCGGGCGAAGGCCTCCGGGCGACCGGTGTACGGACGGATCGTCAACACCTCCTCCGAGGCGTTCCTCATCGGCTCACCCGGCCAGCCCAACTACGCGGCGGCCAAGGGCGGCGTCGTCGGCCTCACCACCTCCACGGCGGAGGCCCTGCGGAAGTACGGGGTCACGGTGAACGCCATCTGCCCGCGGGCCCGCACCCGGATGACCGAGCAGATCTTCGCCGGGGTCGGCACGCCCGCGGACGGCGGGCCCGACCCGCTGGCCCCCGAGCACGTCGCGCCCCTCGTCGGCTACCTCGCCGCGCCCGCCGCGGCCGGGGTGACCGGGCAGGTGCTCCTCGTCCACGGCGGCATGGTCGCCGTCATGGAGCGGCCGAAGGTCGCGGCGCAGTTCGGCACGGCCGGGGACGTCTTCACCGCCGAGGAGCTGGACGGGCTGCTCTCCCCGCACTTCGCCGGGCGGCCGCCCGGGGAGACGTTCGCCGCGCCGGAGGTGTGGCAGCTCGGGCCCGGTTGA
- a CDS encoding alcohol dehydrogenase catalytic domain-containing protein, with translation MRAAVQHETGRPRLEVRDDVEAVGFGPGKVRLRMRATGLCHSDLSAMSGVLPQMVPFVPGHEGAGEVVEVGEGVTGLQPGDRVLVCWLPPCGGCPACKRGQSQLCLASLMEAGTPNFRLDGSDLFGFAGTGTFAEEAVVGAGCAVPIPDDLPYDIAALIGCGVTTGLGAALNTADVTAGSSVAVIGCGGVGICAIQGARAAGAAQIVAVDPVASRREAALRFGATEAVAPDALADAKARVTGGEGFDYAFEVVGTSATARAAYDATRRGGTLCIVGAGAMDDLFQINMFELFFDEKKILPSLYGGGDVLRSYERAVALWRAGRIDLAGLITHRVPLSGVNDALEQMRTGEALRTCIEI, from the coding sequence ATGCGCGCAGCCGTACAGCACGAGACGGGACGGCCCCGCCTCGAAGTCCGCGACGACGTCGAGGCGGTGGGCTTCGGCCCCGGCAAGGTCCGGCTGCGCATGCGGGCCACCGGGCTGTGCCACTCCGACCTGTCCGCCATGAGCGGGGTGCTCCCCCAGATGGTGCCCTTCGTCCCCGGGCACGAGGGCGCCGGCGAAGTCGTCGAGGTCGGCGAGGGCGTGACCGGGCTGCAGCCGGGCGACCGCGTCCTGGTCTGCTGGCTGCCGCCCTGCGGCGGCTGTCCCGCCTGCAAGCGCGGCCAGAGCCAGCTGTGCCTGGCGAGCCTCATGGAGGCCGGCACCCCCAACTTCCGCCTGGACGGCTCCGACCTCTTCGGCTTCGCCGGCACCGGCACCTTCGCCGAGGAGGCCGTCGTCGGCGCCGGCTGCGCCGTGCCCATCCCCGACGACCTGCCCTACGACATCGCCGCCCTCATCGGCTGCGGCGTCACCACCGGCCTCGGGGCCGCCCTCAACACCGCCGACGTCACCGCCGGTTCCTCGGTCGCGGTCATCGGCTGCGGAGGCGTCGGGATCTGCGCGATCCAGGGCGCGCGGGCCGCGGGCGCGGCGCAGATCGTCGCCGTCGACCCGGTCGCCTCCCGGCGCGAGGCCGCGCTGCGCTTCGGCGCGACCGAGGCCGTGGCGCCCGACGCGCTCGCCGACGCCAAGGCGCGCGTCACCGGCGGCGAGGGCTTCGACTACGCCTTCGAGGTCGTCGGCACCTCCGCCACCGCCCGCGCCGCGTACGACGCGACGCGGCGGGGCGGCACGCTCTGCATCGTCGGGGCCGGGGCCATGGACGACCTCTTCCAGATCAACATGTTCGAGCTGTTCTTCGACGAGAAGAAGATCCTGCCGTCCCTGTACGGCGGCGGGGACGTCCTGCGCTCCTACGAACGGGCCGTCGCCCTGTGGCGGGCCGGCCGCATCGACCTCGCGGGCCTGATCACCCACCGGGTCCCGCTGTCCGGCGTCAACGACGCCCTGGAACAGATGCGGACGGGCGAGGCACTGCGCACGTGCATCGAGATCTGA
- a CDS encoding MaoC/PaaZ C-terminal domain-containing protein, with the protein MPIDVRRAVAAAPRSTSLTWDHKDVLLYHLGIGAGTPATDPDELRYTLESRLHVLPSFATVAGGGVAQAGALSAPGIDIDLAAVLHGGQSLDVHRPLPVRGAATLTSRVAAVHDKGKAAVIVLRSEAADAGGPLWTGESEIFVKGEGGFGGERGASTRLEAPVRAPDTTVERPVREDQALLYRLSGDWNPLHADPEFAKLAGYDRPILHGLCSYGITLKAVVDTALAGDVTRVRAYRTRFAGVIYPGETLRVRMWRETPAPGRIQVAVSAVERDDAPVLADTVVTHG; encoded by the coding sequence ATGCCCATCGACGTACGCCGGGCCGTCGCCGCCGCCCCGCGCAGCACCTCCCTGACCTGGGATCACAAGGACGTCCTGCTCTACCACCTCGGCATCGGCGCGGGCACCCCGGCCACGGACCCGGACGAGCTCCGGTACACCCTGGAGAGCCGGCTCCACGTCCTCCCGAGCTTCGCCACCGTCGCCGGCGGCGGCGTCGCGCAGGCCGGCGCCCTCTCCGCCCCCGGCATCGACATCGACCTCGCCGCGGTGCTGCACGGCGGCCAGTCCCTCGACGTGCACCGCCCGCTCCCGGTCCGCGGCGCCGCCACCCTCACCTCCCGCGTCGCCGCCGTCCACGACAAGGGCAAGGCGGCCGTCATCGTGCTGCGCTCGGAGGCCGCGGACGCCGGCGGGCCGCTGTGGACGGGCGAGAGCGAGATCTTCGTCAAGGGCGAGGGCGGCTTCGGCGGCGAACGCGGCGCCTCCACCCGCCTGGAGGCGCCCGTCCGCGCCCCCGACACCACCGTGGAGCGGCCCGTCCGCGAGGACCAGGCGCTCCTCTACCGCCTCTCCGGCGACTGGAACCCCCTGCACGCCGACCCCGAGTTCGCCAAGCTCGCGGGCTACGACCGGCCGATCCTGCACGGCCTGTGCTCGTACGGCATCACCCTCAAGGCCGTCGTCGACACCGCCCTCGCCGGGGACGTCACCCGCGTCCGCGCGTACCGCACCCGCTTCGCCGGCGTCATCTACCCCGGCGAAACGCTGCGCGTGCGGATGTGGCGGGAGACCCCGGCGCCCGGCCGGATCCAGGTCGCCGTCAGCGCCGTGGAGCGCGACGACGCACCCGTCCTCGCGGACACGGTCGTCACGCACGGGTGA
- a CDS encoding sensor histidine kinase — protein MTDSKAGAERHKPPGKFAFLPWLFMLTGDVQDLFRGEVPLPWLGGLGVLAFAAMYTVTVFTGLDARYRTTRVPRLALAGLAVVTYALTIGYGGDWLLCFPLLSLASGIVLRRGLTGSGRRPVLLVLTVAGSAGLIASMRGDPSESLTVAYGTLLSGFVTAAVLTLFETVAQLRATREELARSAVERERLRFSRDLHDLLGHTMSVIVVKAEAVRRLAPRDLDAAVGQAADIEAVGRQALTEIREAVTGYREGSLTTELDRARSLLEASGITAGLRQSGPPLPPQTAALLGWVVREGVTNVVRHSGAGRCTVEVRGETDRVRLEITDNGRGVGSGQAAPGTGLKGLTERMAAAGGHLSAGPDGRKGFRLVAELPVDPESEEDHRS, from the coding sequence ATGACCGACAGCAAGGCCGGGGCCGAACGGCACAAACCCCCGGGGAAATTCGCCTTCCTTCCCTGGCTCTTCATGCTCACCGGGGACGTCCAGGACCTGTTCCGCGGCGAGGTGCCGCTGCCCTGGCTCGGCGGGCTGGGCGTGCTGGCCTTCGCCGCGATGTACACCGTCACGGTCTTCACCGGCCTCGACGCGCGGTACAGGACGACCCGCGTCCCGCGCCTCGCGCTGGCCGGACTGGCCGTCGTCACGTACGCGCTGACCATCGGGTACGGCGGCGACTGGCTGCTGTGCTTCCCGCTGCTGTCGCTGGCCTCCGGCATCGTGCTGCGGCGCGGGCTGACCGGGAGCGGGCGCCGGCCGGTCCTCCTCGTCCTCACCGTGGCCGGCTCGGCCGGGCTGATCGCGAGCATGCGCGGCGACCCGTCGGAGTCGCTGACCGTCGCCTACGGGACGCTGCTCTCCGGCTTCGTCACCGCCGCGGTCCTCACCCTCTTCGAGACGGTGGCCCAACTGCGCGCCACGCGCGAGGAACTGGCCCGCAGCGCCGTCGAGCGGGAACGGCTGCGGTTCTCGCGCGACCTGCACGACCTCCTCGGGCACACCATGTCCGTCATCGTCGTCAAGGCCGAGGCGGTGCGCCGGCTCGCCCCGCGCGACCTGGACGCGGCCGTCGGACAGGCGGCCGACATCGAGGCGGTGGGCCGGCAGGCCCTCACCGAGATCCGCGAGGCCGTCACCGGCTACCGCGAGGGCAGCCTCACCACCGAACTCGACCGCGCCCGCTCCCTCCTGGAGGCCTCCGGCATCACCGCCGGCCTGCGCCAGTCCGGCCCCCCGCTGCCGCCGCAGACCGCGGCCCTGCTGGGCTGGGTCGTCCGCGAGGGCGTCACCAACGTCGTCCGGCACAGCGGCGCGGGCCGCTGCACGGTCGAGGTGCGCGGCGAGACCGACCGGGTACGCCTGGAGATCACCGACAACGGGCGCGGCGTAGGCTCGGGGCAGGCCGCGCCGGGGACGGGCCTGAAGGGCCTGACGGAGCGCATGGCCGCCGCGGGCGGCCACCTGAGCGCCGGCCCGGACGGGCGCAAGGGCTTCCGGCTCGTGGCCGAACTGCCCGTGGACCCGGAGTCCGAGGAGGACCACCGCTCATGA
- a CDS encoding response regulator transcription factor, whose product MIKLLLAEDQGMMRGALALLLGLEEDMEVVAQVGDGDEIVPKALETKPDVALLDIELPGRSGLDAAADLRARMPGCQVLILTTFGRPGYLRRAMEAGASGFLVKDGPVEDLAAAVRRVLAGERVIDPALAAAALGAGPNPLTRRERDVLAAAVDGATVADIAAKVHLSPATVRNYLSAAIGKTGTRNRMEAVRAARQNGWL is encoded by the coding sequence ATGATCAAGCTGCTCCTCGCCGAGGACCAGGGAATGATGCGGGGCGCGCTCGCGCTGCTGCTCGGGCTGGAGGAGGACATGGAGGTCGTCGCCCAGGTCGGCGACGGCGACGAGATCGTCCCCAAGGCCCTGGAGACGAAGCCCGACGTCGCGCTCCTCGACATCGAACTGCCCGGCCGCAGCGGCCTGGACGCCGCCGCCGACCTGCGCGCCCGGATGCCCGGCTGCCAGGTGCTGATCCTCACCACCTTCGGCCGGCCCGGCTACCTGCGCCGCGCGATGGAGGCCGGAGCGTCCGGCTTCCTCGTCAAGGACGGCCCGGTCGAGGACCTGGCCGCGGCGGTCCGGCGCGTCCTGGCCGGGGAGCGCGTCATCGACCCGGCCCTGGCCGCCGCTGCCCTCGGCGCCGGCCCCAACCCCCTGACCCGGCGCGAGCGCGACGTCCTCGCGGCGGCGGTCGACGGGGCGACGGTGGCCGACATCGCGGCGAAGGTCCACCTGTCGCCCGCGACGGTCCGCAACTACCTGTCGGCGGCCATCGGCAAGACCGGGACCCGCAACCGCATGGAGGCCGTCCGCGCGGCCCGGCAGAACGGGTGGCTGTGA
- a CDS encoding RNB domain-containing ribonuclease, which yields MPRRKMHVTDADGSSPLRAALRRLREDTGVTEEFPAAALAEAEQAARRPRLPAYDATELPLFTIDPPGSMDLDQAMYLERRDGGGFRVHYAIADVAAFVRPGQALDAEAHRRVMTLYYPDGRVPLHPDVLGEGAASLLPDHSRPALLWRFDLDADGRVEGTDLRRALVRSRARLDYAAVQAAVDSGRAEEPLALLREIGMRREALERARGGISLNVPEQEIVRRGGHYALAYRTPLPADGWNAQISLMTGMAAADLMLRTGTGILRTLPAAPERAVDRLRRVARALGVTWPEDMPYAVVIRALDPSHTQHAAFLQECTALLRGAGYTVFDRERPTERPLPADPGHAALAAPYAHCTAPLRRLVDRYTGELCLAAAAGTDPPEWVRAALDALPGEMETGARRAGQVERECVDMVEAALLRDRIGQVFDAYVVDVQADRPTAGTVHLYEPAVIGHIEGDGDGPPLPLGHRMRVRVIEADPGRDKVWFAPA from the coding sequence ATGCCTCGCCGCAAGATGCACGTGACCGACGCGGACGGCAGCAGCCCCCTGCGAGCGGCGCTGCGCCGGCTGCGCGAGGACACCGGGGTGACCGAGGAGTTTCCCGCCGCCGCCCTCGCGGAGGCCGAGCAGGCCGCACGCCGGCCCCGCCTCCCGGCGTACGACGCCACCGAGCTGCCGCTGTTCACCATCGACCCGCCCGGCTCGATGGACCTCGACCAGGCCATGTACCTGGAGCGGCGCGACGGCGGGGGCTTCCGCGTGCACTACGCGATCGCCGACGTCGCCGCCTTCGTCCGCCCCGGCCAGGCCCTCGACGCCGAGGCGCACCGCCGCGTCATGACCCTCTACTACCCCGACGGGCGCGTCCCCCTCCACCCCGACGTCCTGGGCGAGGGCGCGGCCAGCCTGCTCCCCGACCACAGCAGGCCCGCCCTGCTGTGGCGCTTCGACCTCGACGCGGACGGCCGCGTCGAGGGGACGGACCTGCGGCGCGCGCTCGTCCGCAGCCGGGCCCGGCTCGACTACGCGGCCGTCCAGGCCGCCGTGGACTCCGGCAGGGCCGAGGAGCCGCTGGCCCTGCTGCGCGAGATCGGGATGCGGCGCGAGGCGCTGGAGCGCGCCCGGGGCGGCATCTCCCTCAACGTCCCCGAGCAGGAGATCGTGCGCCGCGGCGGCCACTACGCGCTCGCCTACCGCACGCCCCTGCCGGCGGACGGCTGGAACGCCCAGATATCCCTGATGACCGGCATGGCCGCGGCCGACCTGATGCTGCGCACGGGCACGGGCATCCTGCGCACCCTGCCCGCCGCGCCCGAGCGGGCGGTCGACCGGCTGCGGCGCGTGGCGCGCGCCCTCGGCGTCACCTGGCCGGAGGACATGCCGTACGCGGTCGTCATCCGTGCCCTCGACCCCTCCCACACCCAGCACGCGGCCTTCCTCCAGGAGTGCACGGCACTGCTGCGCGGCGCGGGCTACACCGTCTTCGACCGCGAACGCCCCACGGAACGCCCGCTGCCGGCGGATCCCGGCCACGCCGCCCTCGCCGCCCCGTACGCGCACTGCACCGCCCCCCTGCGCCGCCTGGTCGACCGCTACACCGGCGAGCTGTGCCTCGCCGCTGCCGCGGGCACCGACCCGCCCGAGTGGGTGCGCGCCGCGCTCGACGCCCTGCCCGGCGAGATGGAGACCGGGGCGCGGCGCGCGGGCCAGGTGGAGCGGGAGTGCGTGGACATGGTCGAGGCGGCGCTGCTGCGCGACCGGATCGGCCAGGTCTTCGACGCCTACGTGGTGGACGTCCAGGCGGACCGCCCCACCGCGGGCACGGTCCACCTCTACGAGCCGGCGGTGATCGGCCACATCGAGGGCGACGGCGACGGCCCGCCCCTGCCCCTGGGGCACCGCATGCGCGTCCGGGTGATCGAGGCGGACCCGGGCCGCGACAAGGTGTGGTTCGCCCCGGCCTAG
- the yaaA gene encoding peroxide stress protein YaaA: MLVLLPPSEGKAAAVGSGAGAALEVGALSLPGLAGARETVLAELVELCAGDEDKAAEVLGLSPGLRGEIAKNAALRTAGTRPAGEVYTGVLYDALGLASLDAAARERAERSLLVFSGLWGAVRVGDAIPSYRCSMGVKLPGLGALGTYWRGVMDDHLPQEAGDGLVLDLRSAAYAAAWKPKGALAERTATVRVLQSKIVDGVEKRSVVSHFNKATKGRLVRDLLTAGAEPDGPAELAEALRGLGYAVEGGAPAKGGKPWALDVVVTEL; encoded by the coding sequence GTGCTCGTGCTGTTGCCGCCGTCCGAGGGGAAGGCCGCCGCCGTCGGTTCCGGCGCCGGGGCCGCGCTGGAGGTCGGTGCGCTGTCGCTGCCGGGGCTGGCCGGGGCGCGGGAGACCGTGCTGGCGGAGCTGGTGGAGCTCTGCGCGGGCGACGAGGACAAGGCCGCGGAGGTGCTCGGCCTGTCCCCGGGGCTGCGGGGCGAGATCGCGAAGAACGCGGCGCTGCGGACGGCGGGCACCCGCCCCGCGGGCGAGGTCTACACCGGCGTCCTCTACGACGCGCTCGGCCTGGCCTCGCTGGACGCGGCGGCGCGGGAGCGGGCGGAGCGCTCGCTGCTGGTCTTCTCGGGGCTGTGGGGCGCGGTCCGGGTCGGTGACGCGATCCCGTCGTACCGCTGCTCGATGGGCGTGAAGCTGCCGGGCCTGGGCGCGCTGGGCACGTACTGGCGCGGCGTCATGGACGACCACCTGCCGCAGGAGGCGGGCGACGGGCTGGTGCTCGACCTCAGGTCGGCCGCGTACGCCGCCGCGTGGAAGCCGAAGGGCGCCCTCGCGGAGCGGACGGCGACCGTCCGGGTGCTGCAGTCGAAGATCGTGGACGGGGTGGAGAAGCGGTCCGTCGTGAGCCACTTCAACAAGGCCACCAAGGGCCGGCTGGTCCGGGACCTGCTGACGGCGGGCGCGGAGCCGGACGGGCCGGCGGAGCTCGCGGAGGCGCTGCGCGGCCTCGGGTACGCGGTGGAGGGCGGGGCGCCCGCGAAGGGCGGCAAGCCGTGGGCGCTCGACGTGGTGGTGACCGAGCTCTGA
- the eda gene encoding bifunctional 4-hydroxy-2-oxoglutarate aldolase/2-dehydro-3-deoxy-phosphogluconate aldolase, with product MTAAAPAPAPASVLGLAPVIPVAVLPDASDAVPLARALVAGGLPAIEVTLRTDAALDAIRAVAAEVPEAVVGAGTVLSPALAEAAARAGARFLVSPGWTDPLLEALRETGLPFLPGVSTVSEVMALLERGVSDMKFFPAQAAGGTPYLKSLASPLPGARFCPTGGIGPDTAPAYLALPNVACVGGSWMLPPDTLARRDWPRVTQLARQASQLVPGPASA from the coding sequence GTGACCGCCGCCGCGCCCGCCCCAGCGCCCGCCTCCGTCCTCGGCCTCGCCCCCGTCATCCCCGTCGCCGTCCTCCCCGACGCGTCCGACGCCGTGCCCCTAGCCCGCGCGCTCGTCGCGGGCGGGCTGCCGGCGATCGAGGTGACGCTGCGGACGGACGCGGCGCTCGATGCGATACGGGCCGTCGCCGCGGAGGTCCCGGAGGCGGTCGTGGGCGCGGGGACCGTCCTCTCCCCGGCCCTGGCGGAAGCCGCGGCACGCGCCGGGGCCCGCTTCCTGGTCAGCCCGGGCTGGACGGACCCCCTGCTGGAGGCCCTGCGGGAGACGGGGCTGCCGTTCCTGCCGGGCGTCTCGACGGTCTCGGAGGTCATGGCCCTGCTGGAGCGCGGGGTGAGCGACATGAAGTTCTTCCCCGCGCAGGCGGCGGGCGGCACGCCGTACCTCAAGTCCCTGGCCTCCCCGCTCCCCGGCGCCCGCTTCTGCCCCACCGGCGGCATAGGCCCCGACACGGCCCCGGCCTACCTGGCCCTGCCGAACGTCGCCTGCGTCGGCGGCTCCTGGATGCTCCCCCCGGACACCCTGGCCCGCCGCGACTGGCCCCGGGTGACCCAACTGGCCCGCCAGGCATCCCAACTGGTCCCCGGCCCGGCCTCTGCCTGA
- a CDS encoding winged helix-turn-helix domain-containing protein, with product MTASHPRHGLDEVIHAPVRFSVAATLAAADKAEFAFVRDTVEVSDSVLSKQVATLEKAGYVKVTKGYVGKRPRTWLALTEEGRAAFTAHCAALRAIAGG from the coding sequence GTGACGGCGAGCCACCCGCGCCACGGCCTGGACGAGGTGATCCACGCGCCCGTGAGGTTCTCCGTCGCGGCGACCCTGGCCGCCGCCGACAAGGCCGAGTTCGCGTTCGTGCGCGACACCGTCGAAGTGAGCGACTCGGTGCTGTCGAAGCAGGTCGCCACGCTGGAGAAGGCGGGCTACGTCAAGGTCACCAAGGGGTACGTGGGCAAGCGGCCGCGCACATGGCTGGCTCTGACCGAGGAGGGCCGGGCCGCGTTCACCGCGCACTGTGCCGCGCTGCGGGCGATCGCCGGCGGGTAG
- a CDS encoding alkaline phosphatase D family protein, producing MTPLSENPFTLGVASGDPLPDSVVLWTRLAPRPHEPGNGLPAEGGIAVQWELSEDEAFRRVVRSGTATAPAADGHTVHLDLCGLEPGRGYWYRFRAERWISPVGRTRTAPRADAAVAAARFGLISCQQYDEGYYTALGHLAREDLDAVFFVGDYIYENAIDARAGARNYTEPLPEFYNHWTHTLEDYRQRYALYKTDAELQAAHAAHPWYVTWDDHEVENNYAGDVSQHDDPVDRFRARRAAAYRAYWENMPLRTPQRPAGPDLRLYRRFAYGRLAQFDLLDTRQYRSDQAYGDGWHTPGPESQDPARTITGDAQERWLLDGFRASTATWNVVAQQVCFSQRKETPGDSSRVSMDTWDGYPASRARVLAGAERAGIRNLLVLTGDDHTHCAYEVKKDFDDPDSATLGVEFLGTSVSSGFDGQARPEDWETARAANPHLKYYDARRGYVVVTLDPERVRGDFRTLSGVTTPGAPISTAASFVSEAGAPGLREA from the coding sequence ATGACCCCCCTCTCCGAAAACCCCTTCACCCTCGGAGTGGCCTCCGGCGACCCGCTGCCGGACTCCGTCGTGCTGTGGACCCGGCTCGCGCCCCGGCCCCACGAGCCGGGCAACGGCCTGCCCGCCGAGGGCGGCATCGCCGTCCAGTGGGAGCTCTCCGAGGACGAGGCCTTCCGCCGCGTCGTGCGGAGCGGCACGGCCACGGCCCCGGCCGCCGACGGCCACACCGTCCACCTGGACCTGTGCGGCCTCGAACCCGGCCGCGGCTACTGGTACCGCTTCCGCGCCGAACGCTGGATCAGCCCGGTGGGCCGCACCCGCACCGCGCCCCGGGCCGATGCCGCCGTCGCCGCCGCCCGCTTCGGCCTGATCTCGTGCCAGCAGTACGACGAGGGCTACTACACCGCCCTCGGCCACCTCGCGCGCGAGGACCTCGACGCGGTGTTCTTCGTCGGCGACTACATCTACGAGAACGCCATCGACGCCCGCGCGGGCGCCCGGAACTACACCGAGCCCCTGCCGGAGTTCTACAACCACTGGACGCACACCCTGGAGGACTACCGCCAGCGGTACGCCCTCTACAAGACCGACGCCGAGCTCCAGGCCGCGCACGCCGCCCACCCCTGGTACGTCACCTGGGACGACCACGAGGTCGAGAACAACTACGCGGGCGACGTCTCCCAGCACGACGACCCCGTCGACCGCTTCCGCGCCCGCCGCGCCGCCGCGTACCGCGCCTACTGGGAGAACATGCCGCTGCGCACTCCCCAGCGGCCCGCCGGGCCGGACCTGCGTCTCTACCGGCGCTTCGCGTACGGCCGCCTCGCGCAGTTCGACCTCCTCGACACCCGCCAGTACCGCTCCGACCAGGCCTACGGGGACGGCTGGCACACCCCCGGCCCCGAGTCGCAGGACCCGGCCCGCACGATCACCGGCGACGCGCAGGAGCGCTGGCTCCTCGACGGCTTCCGCGCCTCCACCGCCACCTGGAACGTCGTCGCCCAGCAGGTGTGCTTCTCCCAGCGCAAGGAGACGCCCGGCGACTCCTCCCGGGTCAGCATGGACACCTGGGACGGCTATCCGGCCTCGCGCGCCCGCGTCCTGGCCGGCGCCGAGCGTGCGGGTATCCGGAACCTTCTGGTCCTCACCGGCGACGACCACACCCACTGCGCGTACGAGGTGAAGAAGGACTTCGACGACCCGGACTCCGCCACGCTCGGCGTGGAGTTCCTCGGCACCTCCGTCTCCAGCGGCTTCGACGGGCAGGCGCGCCCCGAGGACTGGGAGACGGCGCGCGCGGCGAACCCGCACCTGAAGTACTACGACGCCCGGCGCGGGTACGTCGTCGTCACGCTCGACCCGGAGCGCGTGCGGGGCGACTTCCGGACGCTGTCCGGGGTCACCACACCGGGCGCTCCGATCTCCACCGCCGCGTCGTTCGTCTCGGAGGCGGGTGCTCCGGGGCTCCGGGAGGCGTAA